One segment of Synchiropus splendidus isolate RoL2022-P1 chromosome 4, RoL_Sspl_1.0, whole genome shotgun sequence DNA contains the following:
- the LOC128756766 gene encoding uncharacterized protein LOC128756766 isoform X5, producing the protein MNWVGGSRKRLMMKDDAKRQREFFERTKMQQRLKKMGLPPVPSSPKGSACVSMDLLTLFVVNQIASKKENKEPPKVALFSGGKGSKKKQKQPLVLPMSPGSPSKLSLMDAQSCSFPGPPQKYVIPQRFKYQQLSPVLESAFSDISASDYQRSSPFSSKSSASSGRVSLQLNLLQRSQQSPLCQPSPWGTSVLERTEFPPLSEPRGTCAEASWKTSFTLVPQHSPSADLLPCSVAQERPGEADFALHQTLFQEPTLEFITGQEADNENLFVEDVSSCFSGGDYGAPGAASDFSTVINTHTPQMYFGASDRTVPVTMSREELTDSTNQNCAVVCSGQTRTCCHLSPVCSHRGGYSSSSDEEVHCQPAHQRCCNQNLHSPGNQRSPSLNSITPQKFTQSYPENVPLWTHSVLSRTCSECRRTTNPLQDSGTQTDATVEKSDAETQYDLQTNLSVMGPQPPDVLIPVAATGGQAGSTQNDGSEATGIQSGIFPQNTSSRSILQGYVSYLEDRARDQQPGLARPLNDDHVKVDRTNASRSHRLTEDSETLQDIANILLMLKQKMKEE; encoded by the exons ATGAACTGGGTCGGAGGTTCAAG GAAGAGGTTGATGATGAAAGATGACGCCAAAAGACAAAGA GAGTTTTTTGAAAGGACGAAAATGCAGCAAAGGTTGAAAAAAATGGGTCTCCCCCCGGTTCCAAGCTCTCCAAAAGGTAGTGCCTGTGTTAGTATGGACCTGCTCACTCTCTTTGTGGTCAACCAGATTGCAtcgaagaaagaaaataaag AACCTCCAAAAGTGGCACTTTTCAGCGGCGGTAAAGGCTCAAAGAAGAAGCAAAAGCAGCCGCTGGTTCTCCCGATGAGCCCTGGATCTCCTTCAAAGCTCAGCCTGATGGATGCCCAGTCTTGCAG TTTTCCTGGACCACCACAGAAGTATGTGATTCCACAACGTTTTAAGTATCAGCAG CTCTCACCAGTTTTAGAGTCAGCCTTCTCTGACATCAGCGCTTCAGATTATCAACGATCCAGCCCTTTCTCTTCCAAGTCATCTGCTTCTTCAG GAAGAGTGTCTCTCCAGTTGAATCTCCTGCAGAGGAGTCAACAGTCCCCCCTCTGCCAGCCCTCACCCTGGGGAACATCTGTACTGGAACGGACTGAA TTCCCGCCCTTATCTGAGCCGAGGGGAACGTGTGCTGAAGCTTCTTGGAAGACAAGCTTTACCCTCGTCCCGCAACATTCACCCTCAGCAGACCTGTTACCATG CAGCGTGGCGCAGGAACGTCCGGGAGAGGCAGACTTCGCCCTGCACCAAACCTTGTTCCAGGAGCCAACTCTTGAATTCATCACTGGCCAGGAGGCAGATAATGAGAATCTGTTTGTGGAGGACGTCTCTAGCTGCTTTAGTGGTGGAGACTACGGTGCTCCAG GAGCAGCATCTGATTTCTCGACCGTGATCAACACTCATACAccacaaatgtattttggagCATCCGACAG AACCGTTCCTGTAACAATGAGCAGAGAAGAG ctcACTGACAGCACTAACCAAAACTGTG CAgtggtctgcagtggtcagacCAGGACTTGCTGCCACCTATCACCTGTTTGCAGTCACAGAGGTGGCTACTCCAGTTCCAGTGAT GAGGAGGTGCACTGTCAACCTGCTCACCAAAGGTGTTGCAACCAAAACCTTCATTCGCCTGGAAACCAAAGATCCCCCTCTCTGAATTCTATCACTCCCCAAAAGTTCACTCAGAGTTATCCCGAGAATGTTCCTCTCTGGACTCATTCTGTTCTTTCACGAACCTGCTCTGAGTGCAGAAGAACAACCAACCCACTGCAGGATTCTGGAACTCAAACGGATGCTACTGTTGAGAAGAGTGATGCAGAGACACAGTATGATCTCCAGACAAACCTGTCCGTCATGGGTCCACAACCTCCCGATGTTTTAATACCAGTAGCAGCCACCGGGGGGCAGGCTGGCTCTACACAAAACGACGGAAGTGAAGCGACTGGCATACAGTCTGGCATATTTCCTCAGAATACGAGCAGTAGATCCATTCTGCAGGGATACGTCAGCTACTTAGAAGATCGTGCCAGAG ATCAGCAGCCTGGACTTGCCCGACCGCTAAATGATGACCATGTGAAGGTGGATCGAACAAATGCCAGCAGATCCCACCGACTCACAGAGGACAGCGAAACACTGCAGGACATTGCCAACATCTTACTCATGCTGAAGCAGAAGATGAAGGAAGAGTGA
- the LOC128756766 gene encoding uncharacterized protein LOC128756766 isoform X1 gives MSFLSSVLSAICHLTNSPSKSIFNIFWVTAKMNWVGGSRKRLMMKDDAKRQREFFERTKMQQRLKKMGLPPVPSSPKGSACVSMDLLTLFVVNQIASKKENKEPPKVALFSGGKGSKKKQKQPLVLPMSPGSPSKLSLMDAQSCSFPGPPQKYVIPQRFKYQQLSPVLESAFSDISASDYQRSSPFSSKSSASSGRVSLQLNLLQRSQQSPLCQPSPWGTSVLERTEFPPLSEPRGTCAEASWKTSFTLVPQHSPSADLLPCSVAQERPGEADFALHQTLFQEPTLEFITGQEADNENLFVEDVSSCFSGGDYGAPGAASDFSTVINTHTPQMYFGASDRTVPVTMSREELTDSTNQNCAVVCSGQTRTCCHLSPVCSHRGGYSSSSDEEVHCQPAHQRCCNQNLHSPGNQRSPSLNSITPQKFTQSYPENVPLWTHSVLSRTCSECRRTTNPLQDSGTQTDATVEKSDAETQYDLQTNLSVMGPQPPDVLIPVAATGGQAGSTQNDGSEATGIQSGIFPQNTSSRSILQGYVSYLEDRARDQQPGLARPLNDDHVKVDRTNASRSHRLTEDSETLQDIANILLMLKQKMKEE, from the exons ATGTCCTTCTTATCATCCGTATTATCCGCCATCTGTCATTTGACG AACTCACCgtcaaaatctattttcaacattttctggGTAACAGCAAAAATGAACTGGGTCGGAGGTTCAAG GAAGAGGTTGATGATGAAAGATGACGCCAAAAGACAAAGA GAGTTTTTTGAAAGGACGAAAATGCAGCAAAGGTTGAAAAAAATGGGTCTCCCCCCGGTTCCAAGCTCTCCAAAAGGTAGTGCCTGTGTTAGTATGGACCTGCTCACTCTCTTTGTGGTCAACCAGATTGCAtcgaagaaagaaaataaag AACCTCCAAAAGTGGCACTTTTCAGCGGCGGTAAAGGCTCAAAGAAGAAGCAAAAGCAGCCGCTGGTTCTCCCGATGAGCCCTGGATCTCCTTCAAAGCTCAGCCTGATGGATGCCCAGTCTTGCAG TTTTCCTGGACCACCACAGAAGTATGTGATTCCACAACGTTTTAAGTATCAGCAG CTCTCACCAGTTTTAGAGTCAGCCTTCTCTGACATCAGCGCTTCAGATTATCAACGATCCAGCCCTTTCTCTTCCAAGTCATCTGCTTCTTCAG GAAGAGTGTCTCTCCAGTTGAATCTCCTGCAGAGGAGTCAACAGTCCCCCCTCTGCCAGCCCTCACCCTGGGGAACATCTGTACTGGAACGGACTGAA TTCCCGCCCTTATCTGAGCCGAGGGGAACGTGTGCTGAAGCTTCTTGGAAGACAAGCTTTACCCTCGTCCCGCAACATTCACCCTCAGCAGACCTGTTACCATG CAGCGTGGCGCAGGAACGTCCGGGAGAGGCAGACTTCGCCCTGCACCAAACCTTGTTCCAGGAGCCAACTCTTGAATTCATCACTGGCCAGGAGGCAGATAATGAGAATCTGTTTGTGGAGGACGTCTCTAGCTGCTTTAGTGGTGGAGACTACGGTGCTCCAG GAGCAGCATCTGATTTCTCGACCGTGATCAACACTCATACAccacaaatgtattttggagCATCCGACAG AACCGTTCCTGTAACAATGAGCAGAGAAGAG ctcACTGACAGCACTAACCAAAACTGTG CAgtggtctgcagtggtcagacCAGGACTTGCTGCCACCTATCACCTGTTTGCAGTCACAGAGGTGGCTACTCCAGTTCCAGTGAT GAGGAGGTGCACTGTCAACCTGCTCACCAAAGGTGTTGCAACCAAAACCTTCATTCGCCTGGAAACCAAAGATCCCCCTCTCTGAATTCTATCACTCCCCAAAAGTTCACTCAGAGTTATCCCGAGAATGTTCCTCTCTGGACTCATTCTGTTCTTTCACGAACCTGCTCTGAGTGCAGAAGAACAACCAACCCACTGCAGGATTCTGGAACTCAAACGGATGCTACTGTTGAGAAGAGTGATGCAGAGACACAGTATGATCTCCAGACAAACCTGTCCGTCATGGGTCCACAACCTCCCGATGTTTTAATACCAGTAGCAGCCACCGGGGGGCAGGCTGGCTCTACACAAAACGACGGAAGTGAAGCGACTGGCATACAGTCTGGCATATTTCCTCAGAATACGAGCAGTAGATCCATTCTGCAGGGATACGTCAGCTACTTAGAAGATCGTGCCAGAG ATCAGCAGCCTGGACTTGCCCGACCGCTAAATGATGACCATGTGAAGGTGGATCGAACAAATGCCAGCAGATCCCACCGACTCACAGAGGACAGCGAAACACTGCAGGACATTGCCAACATCTTACTCATGCTGAAGCAGAAGATGAAGGAAGAGTGA
- the LOC128756766 gene encoding uncharacterized protein LOC128756766 isoform X6, producing MSPGSPSKLSLMDAQSCSFPGPPQKYVIPQRFKYQQLSPVLESAFSDISASDYQRSSPFSSKSSASSGRVSLQLNLLQRSQQSPLCQPSPWGTSVLERTEFPPLSEPRGTCAEASWKTSFTLVPQHSPSADLLPCSVAQERPGEADFALHQTLFQEPTLEFITGQEADNENLFVEDVSSCFSGGDYGAPGAASDFSTVINTHTPQMYFGASDRTVPVTMSREELTDSTNQNCAVVCSGQTRTCCHLSPVCSHRGGYSSSSDEEVHCQPAHQRCCNQNLHSPGNQRSPSLNSITPQKFTQSYPENVPLWTHSVLSRTCSECRRTTNPLQDSGTQTDATVEKSDAETQYDLQTNLSVMGPQPPDVLIPVAATGGQAGSTQNDGSEATGIQSGIFPQNTSSRSILQGYVSYLEDRARDQQPGLARPLNDDHVKVDRTNASRSHRLTEDSETLQDIANILLMLKQKMKEE from the exons ATGAGCCCTGGATCTCCTTCAAAGCTCAGCCTGATGGATGCCCAGTCTTGCAG TTTTCCTGGACCACCACAGAAGTATGTGATTCCACAACGTTTTAAGTATCAGCAG CTCTCACCAGTTTTAGAGTCAGCCTTCTCTGACATCAGCGCTTCAGATTATCAACGATCCAGCCCTTTCTCTTCCAAGTCATCTGCTTCTTCAG GAAGAGTGTCTCTCCAGTTGAATCTCCTGCAGAGGAGTCAACAGTCCCCCCTCTGCCAGCCCTCACCCTGGGGAACATCTGTACTGGAACGGACTGAA TTCCCGCCCTTATCTGAGCCGAGGGGAACGTGTGCTGAAGCTTCTTGGAAGACAAGCTTTACCCTCGTCCCGCAACATTCACCCTCAGCAGACCTGTTACCATG CAGCGTGGCGCAGGAACGTCCGGGAGAGGCAGACTTCGCCCTGCACCAAACCTTGTTCCAGGAGCCAACTCTTGAATTCATCACTGGCCAGGAGGCAGATAATGAGAATCTGTTTGTGGAGGACGTCTCTAGCTGCTTTAGTGGTGGAGACTACGGTGCTCCAG GAGCAGCATCTGATTTCTCGACCGTGATCAACACTCATACAccacaaatgtattttggagCATCCGACAG AACCGTTCCTGTAACAATGAGCAGAGAAGAG ctcACTGACAGCACTAACCAAAACTGTG CAgtggtctgcagtggtcagacCAGGACTTGCTGCCACCTATCACCTGTTTGCAGTCACAGAGGTGGCTACTCCAGTTCCAGTGAT GAGGAGGTGCACTGTCAACCTGCTCACCAAAGGTGTTGCAACCAAAACCTTCATTCGCCTGGAAACCAAAGATCCCCCTCTCTGAATTCTATCACTCCCCAAAAGTTCACTCAGAGTTATCCCGAGAATGTTCCTCTCTGGACTCATTCTGTTCTTTCACGAACCTGCTCTGAGTGCAGAAGAACAACCAACCCACTGCAGGATTCTGGAACTCAAACGGATGCTACTGTTGAGAAGAGTGATGCAGAGACACAGTATGATCTCCAGACAAACCTGTCCGTCATGGGTCCACAACCTCCCGATGTTTTAATACCAGTAGCAGCCACCGGGGGGCAGGCTGGCTCTACACAAAACGACGGAAGTGAAGCGACTGGCATACAGTCTGGCATATTTCCTCAGAATACGAGCAGTAGATCCATTCTGCAGGGATACGTCAGCTACTTAGAAGATCGTGCCAGAG ATCAGCAGCCTGGACTTGCCCGACCGCTAAATGATGACCATGTGAAGGTGGATCGAACAAATGCCAGCAGATCCCACCGACTCACAGAGGACAGCGAAACACTGCAGGACATTGCCAACATCTTACTCATGCTGAAGCAGAAGATGAAGGAAGAGTGA
- the LOC128756766 gene encoding uncharacterized protein LOC128756766 isoform X4, producing the protein MSFLSSVLSAICHLTNSPSKSIFNIFWVTAKMNWVGGSRKRLMMKDDAKRQREFFERTKMQQRLKKMGLPPVPSSPKEPPKVALFSGGKGSKKKQKQPLVLPMSPGSPSKLSLMDAQSCSFPGPPQKYVIPQRFKYQQLSPVLESAFSDISASDYQRSSPFSSKSSASSGRVSLQLNLLQRSQQSPLCQPSPWGTSVLERTEFPPLSEPRGTCAEASWKTSFTLVPQHSPSADLLPCSVAQERPGEADFALHQTLFQEPTLEFITGQEADNENLFVEDVSSCFSGGDYGAPGAASDFSTVINTHTPQMYFGASDRTVPVTMSREELTDSTNQNCAVVCSGQTRTCCHLSPVCSHRGGYSSSSDEEVHCQPAHQRCCNQNLHSPGNQRSPSLNSITPQKFTQSYPENVPLWTHSVLSRTCSECRRTTNPLQDSGTQTDATVEKSDAETQYDLQTNLSVMGPQPPDVLIPVAATGGQAGSTQNDGSEATGIQSGIFPQNTSSRSILQGYVSYLEDRARDQQPGLARPLNDDHVKVDRTNASRSHRLTEDSETLQDIANILLMLKQKMKEE; encoded by the exons ATGTCCTTCTTATCATCCGTATTATCCGCCATCTGTCATTTGACG AACTCACCgtcaaaatctattttcaacattttctggGTAACAGCAAAAATGAACTGGGTCGGAGGTTCAAG GAAGAGGTTGATGATGAAAGATGACGCCAAAAGACAAAGA GAGTTTTTTGAAAGGACGAAAATGCAGCAAAGGTTGAAAAAAATGGGTCTCCCCCCGGTTCCAAGCTCTCCAAAAG AACCTCCAAAAGTGGCACTTTTCAGCGGCGGTAAAGGCTCAAAGAAGAAGCAAAAGCAGCCGCTGGTTCTCCCGATGAGCCCTGGATCTCCTTCAAAGCTCAGCCTGATGGATGCCCAGTCTTGCAG TTTTCCTGGACCACCACAGAAGTATGTGATTCCACAACGTTTTAAGTATCAGCAG CTCTCACCAGTTTTAGAGTCAGCCTTCTCTGACATCAGCGCTTCAGATTATCAACGATCCAGCCCTTTCTCTTCCAAGTCATCTGCTTCTTCAG GAAGAGTGTCTCTCCAGTTGAATCTCCTGCAGAGGAGTCAACAGTCCCCCCTCTGCCAGCCCTCACCCTGGGGAACATCTGTACTGGAACGGACTGAA TTCCCGCCCTTATCTGAGCCGAGGGGAACGTGTGCTGAAGCTTCTTGGAAGACAAGCTTTACCCTCGTCCCGCAACATTCACCCTCAGCAGACCTGTTACCATG CAGCGTGGCGCAGGAACGTCCGGGAGAGGCAGACTTCGCCCTGCACCAAACCTTGTTCCAGGAGCCAACTCTTGAATTCATCACTGGCCAGGAGGCAGATAATGAGAATCTGTTTGTGGAGGACGTCTCTAGCTGCTTTAGTGGTGGAGACTACGGTGCTCCAG GAGCAGCATCTGATTTCTCGACCGTGATCAACACTCATACAccacaaatgtattttggagCATCCGACAG AACCGTTCCTGTAACAATGAGCAGAGAAGAG ctcACTGACAGCACTAACCAAAACTGTG CAgtggtctgcagtggtcagacCAGGACTTGCTGCCACCTATCACCTGTTTGCAGTCACAGAGGTGGCTACTCCAGTTCCAGTGAT GAGGAGGTGCACTGTCAACCTGCTCACCAAAGGTGTTGCAACCAAAACCTTCATTCGCCTGGAAACCAAAGATCCCCCTCTCTGAATTCTATCACTCCCCAAAAGTTCACTCAGAGTTATCCCGAGAATGTTCCTCTCTGGACTCATTCTGTTCTTTCACGAACCTGCTCTGAGTGCAGAAGAACAACCAACCCACTGCAGGATTCTGGAACTCAAACGGATGCTACTGTTGAGAAGAGTGATGCAGAGACACAGTATGATCTCCAGACAAACCTGTCCGTCATGGGTCCACAACCTCCCGATGTTTTAATACCAGTAGCAGCCACCGGGGGGCAGGCTGGCTCTACACAAAACGACGGAAGTGAAGCGACTGGCATACAGTCTGGCATATTTCCTCAGAATACGAGCAGTAGATCCATTCTGCAGGGATACGTCAGCTACTTAGAAGATCGTGCCAGAG ATCAGCAGCCTGGACTTGCCCGACCGCTAAATGATGACCATGTGAAGGTGGATCGAACAAATGCCAGCAGATCCCACCGACTCACAGAGGACAGCGAAACACTGCAGGACATTGCCAACATCTTACTCATGCTGAAGCAGAAGATGAAGGAAGAGTGA
- the LOC128756766 gene encoding uncharacterized protein LOC128756766 isoform X2, producing MSFLSSVLSAICHLTNSPSKSIFNIFWVTAKMNWVGGSRKRLMMKDDAKRQREFFERTKMQQRLKKMGLPPVPSSPKGSACVSMDLLTLFVVNQIASKKENKEPPKVALFSGGKGSKKKQKQPLVLPMSPGSPSKLSLMDAQSCSFPGPPQKYVIPQRFKYQQLSPVLESAFSDISASDYQRSSPFSSKSSASSGRVSLQLNLLQRSQQSPLCQPSPWGTSVLERTEFPPLSEPRGTCAEASWKTSFTLVPQHSPSADLLPCSVAQERPGEADFALHQTLFQEPTLEFITGQEADNENLFVEDVSSCFSGGDYGAPGAASDFSTVINTHTPQMYFGASDRTVPVTMSREELTDSTNQNCVVCSGQTRTCCHLSPVCSHRGGYSSSSDEEVHCQPAHQRCCNQNLHSPGNQRSPSLNSITPQKFTQSYPENVPLWTHSVLSRTCSECRRTTNPLQDSGTQTDATVEKSDAETQYDLQTNLSVMGPQPPDVLIPVAATGGQAGSTQNDGSEATGIQSGIFPQNTSSRSILQGYVSYLEDRARDQQPGLARPLNDDHVKVDRTNASRSHRLTEDSETLQDIANILLMLKQKMKEE from the exons ATGTCCTTCTTATCATCCGTATTATCCGCCATCTGTCATTTGACG AACTCACCgtcaaaatctattttcaacattttctggGTAACAGCAAAAATGAACTGGGTCGGAGGTTCAAG GAAGAGGTTGATGATGAAAGATGACGCCAAAAGACAAAGA GAGTTTTTTGAAAGGACGAAAATGCAGCAAAGGTTGAAAAAAATGGGTCTCCCCCCGGTTCCAAGCTCTCCAAAAGGTAGTGCCTGTGTTAGTATGGACCTGCTCACTCTCTTTGTGGTCAACCAGATTGCAtcgaagaaagaaaataaag AACCTCCAAAAGTGGCACTTTTCAGCGGCGGTAAAGGCTCAAAGAAGAAGCAAAAGCAGCCGCTGGTTCTCCCGATGAGCCCTGGATCTCCTTCAAAGCTCAGCCTGATGGATGCCCAGTCTTGCAG TTTTCCTGGACCACCACAGAAGTATGTGATTCCACAACGTTTTAAGTATCAGCAG CTCTCACCAGTTTTAGAGTCAGCCTTCTCTGACATCAGCGCTTCAGATTATCAACGATCCAGCCCTTTCTCTTCCAAGTCATCTGCTTCTTCAG GAAGAGTGTCTCTCCAGTTGAATCTCCTGCAGAGGAGTCAACAGTCCCCCCTCTGCCAGCCCTCACCCTGGGGAACATCTGTACTGGAACGGACTGAA TTCCCGCCCTTATCTGAGCCGAGGGGAACGTGTGCTGAAGCTTCTTGGAAGACAAGCTTTACCCTCGTCCCGCAACATTCACCCTCAGCAGACCTGTTACCATG CAGCGTGGCGCAGGAACGTCCGGGAGAGGCAGACTTCGCCCTGCACCAAACCTTGTTCCAGGAGCCAACTCTTGAATTCATCACTGGCCAGGAGGCAGATAATGAGAATCTGTTTGTGGAGGACGTCTCTAGCTGCTTTAGTGGTGGAGACTACGGTGCTCCAG GAGCAGCATCTGATTTCTCGACCGTGATCAACACTCATACAccacaaatgtattttggagCATCCGACAG AACCGTTCCTGTAACAATGAGCAGAGAAGAG ctcACTGACAGCACTAACCAAAACTGTG tggtctgcagtggtcagacCAGGACTTGCTGCCACCTATCACCTGTTTGCAGTCACAGAGGTGGCTACTCCAGTTCCAGTGAT GAGGAGGTGCACTGTCAACCTGCTCACCAAAGGTGTTGCAACCAAAACCTTCATTCGCCTGGAAACCAAAGATCCCCCTCTCTGAATTCTATCACTCCCCAAAAGTTCACTCAGAGTTATCCCGAGAATGTTCCTCTCTGGACTCATTCTGTTCTTTCACGAACCTGCTCTGAGTGCAGAAGAACAACCAACCCACTGCAGGATTCTGGAACTCAAACGGATGCTACTGTTGAGAAGAGTGATGCAGAGACACAGTATGATCTCCAGACAAACCTGTCCGTCATGGGTCCACAACCTCCCGATGTTTTAATACCAGTAGCAGCCACCGGGGGGCAGGCTGGCTCTACACAAAACGACGGAAGTGAAGCGACTGGCATACAGTCTGGCATATTTCCTCAGAATACGAGCAGTAGATCCATTCTGCAGGGATACGTCAGCTACTTAGAAGATCGTGCCAGAG ATCAGCAGCCTGGACTTGCCCGACCGCTAAATGATGACCATGTGAAGGTGGATCGAACAAATGCCAGCAGATCCCACCGACTCACAGAGGACAGCGAAACACTGCAGGACATTGCCAACATCTTACTCATGCTGAAGCAGAAGATGAAGGAAGAGTGA
- the LOC128756766 gene encoding uncharacterized protein C12orf40-like isoform X3, which translates to MSFLSSVLSAICHLTNSPSKSIFNIFWVTAKMNWVGGSRKRLMMKDDAKRQREFFERTKMQQRLKKMGLPPVPSSPKGSACVSMDLLTLFVVNQIASKKENKEPPKVALFSGGKGSKKKQKQPLVLPMSPGSPSKLSLMDAQSCSFPGPPQKYVIPQRFKYQQLSPVLESAFSDISASDYQRSSPFSSKSSASSGRVSLQLNLLQRSQQSPLCQPSPWGTSVLERTEFPPLSEPRGTCAEASWKTSFTLVPQHSPSADLLPCVAQERPGEADFALHQTLFQEPTLEFITGQEADNENLFVEDVSSCFSGGDYGAPGAASDFSTVINTHTPQMYFGASDRTVPVTMSREELTDSTNQNCAVVCSGQTRTCCHLSPVCSHRGGYSSSSDEEVHCQPAHQRCCNQNLHSPGNQRSPSLNSITPQKFTQSYPENVPLWTHSVLSRTCSECRRTTNPLQDSGTQTDATVEKSDAETQYDLQTNLSVMGPQPPDVLIPVAATGGQAGSTQNDGSEATGIQSGIFPQNTSSRSILQGYVSYLEDRARDQQPGLARPLNDDHVKVDRTNASRSHRLTEDSETLQDIANILLMLKQKMKEE; encoded by the exons ATGTCCTTCTTATCATCCGTATTATCCGCCATCTGTCATTTGACG AACTCACCgtcaaaatctattttcaacattttctggGTAACAGCAAAAATGAACTGGGTCGGAGGTTCAAG GAAGAGGTTGATGATGAAAGATGACGCCAAAAGACAAAGA GAGTTTTTTGAAAGGACGAAAATGCAGCAAAGGTTGAAAAAAATGGGTCTCCCCCCGGTTCCAAGCTCTCCAAAAGGTAGTGCCTGTGTTAGTATGGACCTGCTCACTCTCTTTGTGGTCAACCAGATTGCAtcgaagaaagaaaataaag AACCTCCAAAAGTGGCACTTTTCAGCGGCGGTAAAGGCTCAAAGAAGAAGCAAAAGCAGCCGCTGGTTCTCCCGATGAGCCCTGGATCTCCTTCAAAGCTCAGCCTGATGGATGCCCAGTCTTGCAG TTTTCCTGGACCACCACAGAAGTATGTGATTCCACAACGTTTTAAGTATCAGCAG CTCTCACCAGTTTTAGAGTCAGCCTTCTCTGACATCAGCGCTTCAGATTATCAACGATCCAGCCCTTTCTCTTCCAAGTCATCTGCTTCTTCAG GAAGAGTGTCTCTCCAGTTGAATCTCCTGCAGAGGAGTCAACAGTCCCCCCTCTGCCAGCCCTCACCCTGGGGAACATCTGTACTGGAACGGACTGAA TTCCCGCCCTTATCTGAGCCGAGGGGAACGTGTGCTGAAGCTTCTTGGAAGACAAGCTTTACCCTCGTCCCGCAACATTCACCCTCAGCAGACCTGTTACCATG CGTGGCGCAGGAACGTCCGGGAGAGGCAGACTTCGCCCTGCACCAAACCTTGTTCCAGGAGCCAACTCTTGAATTCATCACTGGCCAGGAGGCAGATAATGAGAATCTGTTTGTGGAGGACGTCTCTAGCTGCTTTAGTGGTGGAGACTACGGTGCTCCAG GAGCAGCATCTGATTTCTCGACCGTGATCAACACTCATACAccacaaatgtattttggagCATCCGACAG AACCGTTCCTGTAACAATGAGCAGAGAAGAG ctcACTGACAGCACTAACCAAAACTGTG CAgtggtctgcagtggtcagacCAGGACTTGCTGCCACCTATCACCTGTTTGCAGTCACAGAGGTGGCTACTCCAGTTCCAGTGAT GAGGAGGTGCACTGTCAACCTGCTCACCAAAGGTGTTGCAACCAAAACCTTCATTCGCCTGGAAACCAAAGATCCCCCTCTCTGAATTCTATCACTCCCCAAAAGTTCACTCAGAGTTATCCCGAGAATGTTCCTCTCTGGACTCATTCTGTTCTTTCACGAACCTGCTCTGAGTGCAGAAGAACAACCAACCCACTGCAGGATTCTGGAACTCAAACGGATGCTACTGTTGAGAAGAGTGATGCAGAGACACAGTATGATCTCCAGACAAACCTGTCCGTCATGGGTCCACAACCTCCCGATGTTTTAATACCAGTAGCAGCCACCGGGGGGCAGGCTGGCTCTACACAAAACGACGGAAGTGAAGCGACTGGCATACAGTCTGGCATATTTCCTCAGAATACGAGCAGTAGATCCATTCTGCAGGGATACGTCAGCTACTTAGAAGATCGTGCCAGAG ATCAGCAGCCTGGACTTGCCCGACCGCTAAATGATGACCATGTGAAGGTGGATCGAACAAATGCCAGCAGATCCCACCGACTCACAGAGGACAGCGAAACACTGCAGGACATTGCCAACATCTTACTCATGCTGAAGCAGAAGATGAAGGAAGAGTGA